Proteins from one Acidobacteriota bacterium genomic window:
- a CDS encoding ribose-phosphate pyrophosphokinase, producing the protein MSSPYLIFSTQSYTYLREAICALGHFEPGLIDRTVFPDGERYQRILTPVKGRNVIFIGGTISDSDTLELYDAACAAAKHEAETLTLIIPYFGYSTMERAVKSGEVVTAKTRARLISVIPEARDGNRVVLLDLHVSGITHYFEGNIRPVHLYGKQVVLQAIRELVDGEFVLACTDAGRAKWVESLANEIGVKPSFVFKRRIDGETTSVSAVSAQVENQQVVIYDDMIRTGSSLLNAARAYRDAGAKSISVVTTHGVLPGSSLEKLRASGLIKRVMCTDSHPRALELQGDFLGVKSIAGLLADFLTESSI; encoded by the coding sequence ATGTCGTCACCATATTTGATTTTCAGCACCCAATCCTATACCTACCTGCGGGAAGCCATTTGCGCGCTTGGGCATTTTGAACCGGGGCTGATTGACCGCACAGTGTTTCCTGACGGTGAGCGATACCAGCGCATTTTGACACCCGTGAAAGGGCGAAATGTCATTTTTATTGGGGGAACCATCAGTGATTCCGACACGCTCGAACTCTATGATGCTGCCTGTGCTGCCGCCAAACACGAAGCCGAAACCTTGACCCTGATCATTCCTTATTTTGGATATTCGACGATGGAGCGTGCCGTGAAGTCTGGCGAGGTCGTCACCGCCAAAACCCGCGCGCGGCTCATCTCAGTGATTCCGGAAGCCCGCGATGGGAATCGGGTGGTTTTGCTTGACCTCCATGTTTCAGGGATTACTCATTACTTTGAAGGCAATATCCGCCCGGTACATTTGTACGGCAAACAGGTTGTGCTCCAGGCGATTCGAGAACTGGTGGATGGTGAATTTGTCCTGGCCTGCACTGATGCTGGCCGGGCGAAGTGGGTCGAATCGCTGGCCAATGAAATCGGCGTCAAACCCTCATTTGTCTTCAAGCGGCGCATTGATGGTGAAACCACATCAGTTTCCGCCGTGAGTGCTCAGGTTGAAAATCAACAGGTGGTGATTTATGACGATATGATTCGGACGGGAAGTTCGTTGTTGAATGCTGCCCGCGCCTACCGGGATGCTGGTGCAAAATCCATTTCGGTTGTGACGACTCACGGCGTGTTGCCAGGGAGTTCTTTAGAAAAACTCCGGGCCAGTGGACTTATCAAGCGAGTTATGTGTACTGATTCGCACCCCAGGGCACTGGAACTGCAAGGTGATTTTCTCGGCGTCAAATCCATTGCCGGATTGCTCGCCGATTTTTTGACAGAAAGTTCAATTTAG
- the cheB gene encoding chemotaxis-specific protein-glutamate methyltransferase CheB yields MIRVLIVEDSPIIVEFLQSILTSDPGIEVVGAVRTGEAALEAVKRYRPDVITMDIHMPGMNGFEATRQIMETVPTPIIIVSGNVTPEESAVTFQALEAGALMVLPRPSGIGHSDHELTAQKLVQSVKLMSEVKVVRRWPRSGRKKVTEIRSIELERKPEEPIRLVAIGASTGGPQALQIILQGLPSNFSAPVVIVQHMATGFIQSFAEWLGQSCALPVQIAVHEKLLQPGRVYIAPDGYQVEMEPGDRLGLRACSAETHHCPSVSVFFRSVAKVNGRQVVGILLSGMGADGAAELKLLRERGAITIVQDEKSSVVFGMPGKAVSLGAAQYVLNPGQIAQYLKELNSGNPNPCFSEG; encoded by the coding sequence ATGATCAGGGTTTTGATTGTCGAAGACTCACCCATCATTGTGGAATTTCTGCAATCCATCCTCACTTCCGACCCTGGAATTGAAGTTGTTGGAGCTGTTCGCACTGGTGAAGCCGCACTCGAAGCCGTCAAACGCTATCGCCCGGATGTGATCACAATGGATATCCATATGCCGGGCATGAACGGATTTGAGGCCACCCGGCAGATTATGGAGACAGTGCCGACACCAATCATCATTGTGAGCGGGAACGTCACTCCGGAGGAAAGCGCGGTGACGTTTCAGGCGTTGGAAGCTGGTGCCTTGATGGTTCTCCCGCGTCCATCCGGCATTGGTCATTCGGACCACGAACTCACGGCTCAAAAACTGGTCCAAAGCGTGAAATTGATGTCCGAAGTCAAAGTGGTTCGCCGATGGCCCCGGTCTGGACGGAAAAAAGTAACTGAGATTCGCTCCATTGAACTGGAGCGAAAGCCAGAGGAGCCAATCCGATTGGTGGCCATTGGTGCCTCCACCGGAGGACCACAAGCATTACAAATCATTTTACAGGGACTGCCGTCAAATTTTTCGGCCCCAGTGGTCATCGTTCAACATATGGCCACTGGCTTTATTCAAAGTTTTGCGGAATGGCTGGGTCAATCCTGCGCCTTGCCGGTTCAAATTGCGGTCCACGAAAAATTGCTCCAACCTGGCCGGGTCTATATTGCTCCAGATGGGTATCAAGTCGAGATGGAGCCTGGTGACCGACTCGGACTCAGGGCCTGTAGTGCCGAAACACATCATTGTCCTTCGGTTTCGGTTTTTTTTCGGTCGGTGGCCAAAGTGAACGGACGGCAGGTCGTCGGAATATTGCTCTCGGGGATGGGAGCTGATGGCGCGGCTGAACTCAAATTACTGCGCGAAAGAGGGGCCATTACTATTGTTCAGGATGAAAAAAGCTCGGTTGTCTTTGGAATGCCGGGAAAGGCGGTAAGCCTTGGGGCTGCTCAATATGTGCTCAATCCCGGCCAGATTGCTCAATATTTAAAAGAACTCAATTCAGGCAACCCCAATCCCTGTTTCTCGGAAGGATAG
- a CDS encoding lipid II-degrading bacteriocin, whose translation MAKTARPGQYRTGASLVESPPQQPISPPITTSSQPEAAFQNIDSTLAFSHYRGGSGRPLRMSFNDIDTSSVKPSQFPALKAYIGPGKVCRNQIIQIEDARLKFLTSGDQSLFLGNITLKLNGVLITRDDCSFEFKGILKAFDDIYDFNPSFHRNIFAEGLTRLGSLIPGTQYYIQIRGEKPISEKGTSPAGEAK comes from the coding sequence ATGGCGAAAACCGCACGTCCTGGCCAGTATCGCACCGGAGCTTCACTGGTTGAATCTCCTCCCCAACAGCCAATCTCCCCTCCTATTACAACCTCTTCGCAACCTGAAGCTGCTTTTCAGAATATTGATAGTACCCTGGCATTTTCACACTATAGAGGTGGGAGTGGACGTCCTCTCCGAATGTCATTCAATGATATTGATACGTCATCAGTTAAACCGTCACAATTTCCTGCACTCAAAGCTTATATAGGTCCTGGTAAAGTTTGTCGAAATCAAATAATCCAAATTGAAGATGCAAGATTAAAATTTTTAACTTCGGGTGATCAGTCGCTTTTCTTAGGCAACATTACATTAAAATTAAATGGAGTGCTTATTACAAGAGACGATTGTTCCTTTGAATTTAAAGGAATTTTGAAAGCCTTTGATGATATTTATGATTTTAACCCTTCGTTTCATCGAAACATTTTTGCCGAAGGATTAACGAGATTAGGCAGTCTCATACCTGGCACCCAATATTACATCCAAATCCGAGGCGAGAAACCTATCTCAGAAAAAGGAACAAGCCCAGCCGGTGAAGCTAAATGA
- a CDS encoding nicotinate phosphoribosyltransferase, with protein MLIYNQSLALLTDLYQLTMAYGYWKSGIGQKEATFHLFFRKNPFNGGYCVAAGLAHVITLLQHFKFDASDVEYLASLIGRDGNPLFEDKFLQYLQEMSFSCDLDAVPEGTIVFPSEPLIRIQGDIIQTQILETALLNIVNFQSLIATKAARVCMAAEGEPVLEFGVRRAQGIDGGLAASRAAYIGGCAATSNVLAGKVYGIPVKGTHAHSWVMCFDDELEAFQTYAKAMPNNCVFLVDTYDTLEGVKKAIEVGKWLRGEGHEMIGIRLDSGDLAYLSIEARKLLDEAGFPHATIVASNDLDETIINSLKQQGAQIGMWGVGTKLITAYDQPALGGVYKLSCIRDRDGEWHHRVKLSEQAIKISNPGIQQVRRYFHNGESVADVIYDVSTDLSGGCVMVDPMDMTRQKRLTAGTPFEDLLVPVFRKGSCVYENPPIAEIRTQTHQNLEKFHSGVKRFVNPHQYPVGLEKSLHALKTDLVLKARGVKS; from the coding sequence ATGTTGATCTATAACCAGTCCCTGGCCTTGCTGACCGACCTGTATCAACTCACGATGGCCTATGGCTATTGGAAATCCGGGATCGGTCAGAAAGAAGCCACCTTTCATCTGTTTTTCCGCAAAAACCCATTTAATGGCGGCTACTGTGTGGCTGCCGGCCTGGCACACGTGATTACCCTCCTCCAGCATTTCAAATTTGATGCTTCAGACGTGGAATACCTGGCGTCGTTGATTGGACGAGACGGAAATCCGTTGTTTGAAGACAAGTTTCTGCAGTATTTGCAGGAAATGTCCTTTTCATGTGACCTGGATGCCGTGCCTGAAGGCACGATTGTGTTTCCTTCTGAACCACTCATCCGGATTCAAGGCGATATCATCCAGACCCAGATTCTGGAAACGGCGTTGTTAAATATCGTCAATTTCCAATCGTTGATTGCCACCAAGGCCGCGCGGGTATGCATGGCCGCTGAAGGTGAACCGGTGCTCGAATTTGGCGTTCGGCGGGCTCAGGGAATTGACGGTGGACTGGCCGCCAGTCGGGCTGCGTACATCGGCGGGTGCGCGGCGACTTCAAATGTGCTGGCTGGGAAAGTGTATGGAATTCCGGTCAAGGGCACCCATGCCCATAGCTGGGTGATGTGCTTTGATGATGAACTGGAAGCCTTTCAAACCTATGCCAAAGCCATGCCCAATAATTGCGTGTTTCTGGTTGATACCTATGACACGCTCGAAGGTGTCAAAAAAGCCATCGAAGTTGGGAAATGGTTGCGCGGCGAAGGCCATGAAATGATTGGCATCCGATTGGATTCCGGTGACTTAGCGTATTTGAGCATCGAAGCCCGAAAGCTCCTGGATGAAGCCGGGTTCCCCCACGCCACGATTGTGGCCAGCAATGACCTCGACGAAACCATCATCAACAGTCTCAAGCAGCAAGGCGCCCAAATTGGAATGTGGGGCGTCGGGACAAAGCTCATTACCGCTTATGATCAGCCCGCCCTGGGCGGAGTCTATAAGCTGTCGTGTATTCGGGACCGCGACGGCGAATGGCATCACCGGGTCAAACTTTCCGAGCAGGCCATTAAGATTTCAAACCCTGGAATCCAACAGGTTCGACGCTACTTTCACAACGGTGAAAGTGTGGCTGATGTCATTTATGACGTAAGTACTGATTTATCAGGCGGATGTGTGATGGTTGATCCAATGGATATGACCCGCCAGAAACGACTGACGGCTGGAACCCCATTTGAAGACCTCCTGGTTCCCGTTTTCCGGAAGGGAAGCTGTGTGTATGAAAACCCGCCGATTGCTGAAATCCGCACCCAAACACACCAGAACCTGGAGAAGTTCCATTCGGGCGTCAAGCGGTTTGTCAATCCACACCAGTACCCGGTCGGACTTGAAAAATCACTCCACGCCCTCAAGACCGATCTGGTGTTGAAGGCTCGCGGAGTCAAGAGCTAG
- the egtD gene encoding L-histidine N(alpha)-methyltransferase — protein MPRESFAFFDYQPQLDNLFTEVVTGLSHLPKQLPAKLFYDQRGSELFEEICQLDEYYLTRTELGILRRHAADMASLLGDHCLLIEYGSGNSRKIRLLLDQLNQSSAVYMPIDISKEHLKQAASQLAVCYPNLEIVAVCADYTRRLDLPQTRRQIRHKAVFFPGSTIGNFPPAEARTFLANAAQMLSPGGRLVIGVDVKKDEAILNAAYNDAQGVTAEFNLNMLNRLNRELKTDFDVSAFSHHAFYNPTRGCIEMHLVSQKPQTVHLGDHTFHFEAGESIHSEDSFKYSIPEFEALAQEVGFEPLRVWTDDNNLFSVFCLQAI, from the coding sequence ATGCCGCGTGAATCGTTCGCTTTTTTTGATTACCAGCCACAACTTGACAACCTGTTCACCGAAGTCGTCACTGGGTTGTCTCACCTGCCCAAACAACTGCCCGCCAAATTGTTTTATGACCAGCGAGGGTCGGAACTCTTTGAGGAAATTTGCCAGCTTGATGAATATTACCTGACCCGCACCGAACTTGGGATTTTGCGCCGACACGCCGCGGACATGGCATCGCTGCTTGGCGACCATTGCCTGTTGATTGAATACGGCAGCGGCAACAGCCGGAAAATCCGCCTCCTGCTTGACCAGCTCAATCAATCGTCAGCCGTGTACATGCCAATTGATATTTCAAAGGAACATCTCAAACAAGCCGCGTCACAACTGGCCGTCTGTTATCCAAATCTTGAAATTGTAGCGGTTTGTGCCGATTACACCCGCCGATTGGACTTGCCTCAAACCCGGCGACAGATTCGACACAAAGCGGTATTTTTCCCCGGTTCGACGATTGGCAATTTCCCACCCGCCGAAGCCCGCACCTTTCTGGCCAACGCCGCCCAGATGCTCTCACCCGGCGGCAGGCTGGTCATTGGCGTGGATGTCAAAAAAGATGAAGCGATTTTGAATGCCGCTTACAACGACGCCCAAGGTGTCACGGCTGAGTTCAACCTGAATATGCTGAACCGGCTCAACCGCGAACTGAAGACTGATTTTGACGTGAGCGCCTTTTCTCATCATGCCTTCTACAATCCAACTCGCGGTTGTATCGAAATGCACCTGGTCAGCCAGAAACCCCAGACAGTTCATCTGGGCGACCACACCTTTCACTTTGAAGCCGGTGAATCAATCCACTCGGAAGATTCCTTCAAATACAGCATTCCGGAATTTGAAGCCCTCGCCCAGGAAGTCGGCTTTGAACCCCTCCGGGTCTGGACCGATGACAACAACCTGTTTAGTGTGTTTTGTTTGCAAGCAATTTAG
- a CDS encoding ergothioneine biosynthesis protein EgtB — translation MSNHVFGQSQLASPTPKDQLLEEFQKVRTLSETLCLPLETEDYVIQSMPDVSPPKWHLAHTSWFFEIFILQSFAKDYTCFHPKYNFLFNSYYEAVGERHPRPKRGLLSRPTVDEVMQYRHFVDEEMQRFFETLDDTTFETIKPLLTLGLHHEQQHQELLLTDIKHILAINPLRPAYKASFPEPAEATTTEMPPLKWIGFSGGVKPIGYSGHDFVFDNETPRHSVFVEDFKLASRLVTNGEFLEFIADGGYCTPTLWLSDGWRVILEQGWDSPLYWEQIEGDWWMMTLAGMRRVDPAEPLCHVSFYEADAFARWAGKRLPTEAEWEHAAEGITVSGNLLESGKLHPTALASTPPGLPGKPQQLFGDVWEWTQSPYTAYPGYKPAAGALGEYNGKFMCNQLVLRGGSCVTSTSHIRPTYRNFFPAEARWQFTGLRLAEDANS, via the coding sequence ATGAGCAACCACGTTTTTGGTCAGTCCCAACTTGCCTCCCCCACGCCCAAAGATCAGCTTCTTGAGGAATTCCAGAAAGTTCGCACTTTGAGCGAAACCCTGTGCCTGCCGCTTGAAACTGAAGATTATGTCATCCAGTCAATGCCGGATGTCAGCCCGCCCAAATGGCATCTGGCCCATACAAGCTGGTTTTTTGAAATCTTTATCCTGCAATCATTTGCCAAAGATTACACCTGCTTTCACCCAAAATATAATTTTCTGTTCAATTCCTATTATGAAGCGGTTGGCGAACGTCATCCGCGTCCCAAACGAGGGCTGCTGTCACGTCCAACCGTTGATGAAGTCATGCAGTACCGGCACTTTGTTGACGAAGAAATGCAGCGCTTTTTTGAAACGCTCGACGACACCACGTTTGAAACCATCAAACCGCTTCTGACCCTCGGGTTACACCACGAACAACAACATCAGGAACTGCTTCTGACCGACATCAAACACATCCTGGCCATTAACCCGCTCCGCCCAGCGTACAAAGCCAGTTTTCCTGAACCCGCTGAAGCAACAACCACCGAAATGCCTCCGCTCAAATGGATTGGGTTTTCAGGCGGCGTCAAACCAATTGGATATTCCGGGCACGACTTTGTGTTTGATAACGAAACCCCTCGCCATTCGGTGTTTGTTGAGGATTTCAAACTGGCGTCACGGCTGGTGACCAATGGCGAGTTTTTGGAATTTATCGCTGATGGTGGGTATTGCACGCCTACGTTGTGGCTTTCAGATGGCTGGCGTGTGATTCTTGAGCAAGGTTGGGATTCACCGCTGTACTGGGAGCAGATTGAAGGCGACTGGTGGATGATGACCCTGGCCGGCATGCGTCGGGTTGACCCGGCTGAACCACTGTGCCACGTAAGTTTTTATGAAGCGGATGCCTTTGCCCGCTGGGCCGGAAAGCGCTTGCCGACCGAAGCTGAGTGGGAACATGCCGCCGAAGGTATCACCGTTTCTGGAAATTTACTTGAGTCAGGCAAGCTTCACCCAACGGCACTGGCTTCAACGCCCCCAGGCTTACCTGGAAAGCCACAGCAACTCTTTGGTGATGTGTGGGAATGGACTCAGAGTCCCTACACGGCATATCCGGGGTATAAACCGGCGGCTGGCGCGCTTGGCGAATACAACGGGAAATTTATGTGTAATCAACTGGTTCTGAGAGGTGGTTCGTGCGTGACTTCGACCTCGCACATCAGGCCCACCTATCGGAATTTTTTCCCCGCCGAAGCCCGCTGGCAGTTTACCGGGTTGCGGCTTGCCGAGGACGCAAACTCATGA
- a CDS encoding sterol desaturase family protein, with amino-acid sequence MEFLIYDYFFWLAVFALMCVIVERLRPTVPRGIVRPGFLTDVGHFLFNAKLFGMLTAAVIPFLIESFENWLDRFGLYGWIYRGVVEDWPFWAQLLGVLIVLDFCKYLIHNLLHRVPWLWEFHKVHHSITEMDWIGNWRFHWLEAVMYDTLLYVPVVYLGCSGYVLIWYAVIGTLVGQYAHANLHLSIGPLKYLINHPELHIWHHVHPDSGPLNRNFGIVFCCWDWIFGTAYLPNQKVPARLGFDGIETFPKTFWFQQVWPLRKG; translated from the coding sequence ATGGAATTTTTGATCTACGACTATTTTTTCTGGCTGGCGGTGTTTGCCCTGATGTGTGTGATAGTCGAACGCCTCCGCCCGACGGTGCCGCGTGGGATTGTCCGGCCCGGATTTTTGACCGACGTGGGCCACTTTCTGTTCAACGCGAAACTATTTGGAATGTTAACGGCTGCCGTGATTCCATTTCTGATCGAATCGTTTGAAAACTGGCTTGACCGGTTTGGGCTCTATGGATGGATTTATCGCGGCGTGGTGGAAGACTGGCCGTTCTGGGCTCAACTTCTGGGGGTTCTGATTGTTCTGGATTTCTGCAAGTATTTGATCCACAACCTGTTACATCGGGTCCCATGGTTATGGGAATTTCACAAAGTCCATCACAGCATTACCGAAATGGACTGGATCGGGAACTGGCGTTTTCACTGGCTGGAAGCCGTGATGTACGACACGTTGCTCTATGTGCCAGTCGTGTATCTCGGGTGTAGCGGCTACGTGCTGATCTGGTATGCCGTCATCGGAACGCTGGTTGGGCAATATGCCCACGCAAACCTTCATCTTTCGATTGGGCCGTTGAAATACCTGATCAACCATCCGGAGCTTCACATCTGGCATCACGTGCATCCTGACAGCGGCCCCCTGAATCGGAATTTTGGGATTGTTTTTTGTTGTTGGGACTGGATTTTTGGGACAGCCTATCTACCAAACCAAAAGGTTCCAGCCCGACTCGGGTTTGACGGAATCGAGACGTTTCCAAAAACCTTCTGGTTTCAACAGGTGTGGCCGTTGAGAAAGGGATAA
- the nadE gene encoding NAD(+) synthase, which yields MNPEPCQTPLAWRSNTEHILKAIELGRQQGVSVLCLPELCITGYGCEDAFHSPAVVEMAQRILVDDILPATDGMLVSIGLPVVLQNGIFNTHCLVVNRHILGFVAKQHLAGDGIHYEPRWFKPWPADVACEIQFIDGKQYPIGDIFFDVSGVKIGYEICEDAWVARRPGGDLALKGIDIILNPSASHFAFAKHAIRERFVVEGSRAFGVTYVHTNLLGCESGRALFDGGVLIASEGKVITRGKRLSFEDVCVTATTVDVANTRMSQSRIASFQPDLKNAMVGCISGTFDFPEVSLDLLGHAETVEPWETSPDLKKEEFTRALTLGLFDYMRKSRSNGFVISLSGGADSCASACLVRLMIERGLAELGGARFLEKISYLAALTPEMTVEQLSQTLLTCVYQATENSGETTRTAARKVAEAVGAEYFEFNINPLVEHYVGMVSESLGRSLTWATDDLALQNVQARVRAPGVWLLANVKRALLLTTSNRSEAAVGYATMDGDTCGGLSPIGGIDKAFLREWLRWMETTGPNGFAAVPALSYVNNQQPTAELKPQEFGQTDEADLMPYPVLDAIEKAAIRDKRDPKDVYRLIKHTFGSVYPATSLKSWVMKFFQLWSINQWKRERYAPSFHLDDENLDPKTWCRFPILSGNFERELEQLKSVE from the coding sequence CTGAACCCTGAACCCTGTCAAACACCACTTGCCTGGCGGTCCAATACCGAACACATTCTGAAAGCTATTGAATTGGGACGACAGCAGGGAGTTTCGGTTCTGTGTTTACCTGAACTGTGCATCACCGGCTATGGGTGCGAAGATGCCTTTCATTCGCCGGCGGTGGTTGAAATGGCGCAACGAATCCTGGTTGATGACATTTTACCTGCCACTGACGGGATGCTGGTTTCAATCGGGTTGCCGGTTGTGCTGCAAAACGGCATTTTTAACACCCACTGTCTGGTTGTAAACCGGCACATTCTGGGATTTGTCGCCAAACAGCATCTGGCCGGAGATGGGATCCACTACGAACCACGCTGGTTCAAACCCTGGCCGGCAGACGTGGCCTGCGAAATTCAGTTTATTGATGGTAAACAGTATCCAATTGGGGACATTTTCTTTGACGTCTCGGGAGTCAAAATTGGGTACGAGATCTGTGAAGATGCCTGGGTCGCACGCCGTCCGGGCGGGGATTTAGCGCTCAAAGGAATTGATATCATTCTCAATCCAAGCGCCAGCCACTTTGCGTTTGCCAAACACGCCATCCGCGAACGGTTTGTGGTTGAAGGCTCACGGGCGTTTGGGGTGACCTATGTTCATACCAACTTGCTCGGGTGTGAGTCGGGCCGGGCGCTCTTTGATGGCGGAGTCCTGATTGCTTCAGAAGGAAAAGTCATTACCCGAGGGAAGCGGCTGTCATTTGAAGATGTCTGTGTGACGGCCACCACCGTTGATGTGGCCAATACCCGGATGTCACAGTCCCGCATCGCCAGTTTTCAACCGGATCTTAAAAATGCCATGGTGGGATGTATTTCCGGCACCTTTGATTTTCCAGAAGTTTCGCTGGATTTACTCGGCCACGCTGAAACAGTTGAACCCTGGGAAACATCGCCTGACCTGAAAAAAGAAGAGTTTACCCGGGCTCTGACCCTTGGGTTGTTTGACTACATGCGGAAAAGCCGCTCCAACGGGTTTGTGATTTCACTCAGCGGTGGGGCTGATTCGTGTGCTTCGGCCTGTCTGGTTCGACTGATGATCGAGCGTGGCCTGGCGGAACTCGGTGGTGCCCGGTTTTTAGAAAAAATTTCATATTTGGCTGCGCTCACGCCTGAGATGACGGTTGAGCAACTCTCGCAGACACTGCTGACCTGTGTGTATCAGGCGACTGAAAACAGCGGTGAGACGACCCGTACCGCCGCCCGCAAAGTGGCTGAAGCCGTTGGGGCTGAGTATTTTGAATTCAACATCAATCCCCTGGTCGAGCACTATGTCGGGATGGTTTCGGAAAGTCTGGGACGGTCCCTCACCTGGGCCACGGATGATCTGGCCTTGCAAAATGTTCAGGCTCGGGTTCGAGCGCCGGGAGTCTGGCTGCTCGCCAATGTCAAACGAGCGCTCCTGCTCACCACCAGCAACCGCAGTGAAGCCGCTGTCGGCTATGCCACCATGGATGGCGATACCTGTGGCGGACTTTCTCCGATTGGGGGTATTGACAAAGCTTTTTTGCGTGAGTGGTTGCGATGGATGGAAACAACTGGTCCGAATGGATTTGCGGCTGTCCCGGCGCTTTCCTACGTCAACAACCAGCAACCCACCGCCGAACTCAAACCCCAGGAGTTTGGTCAAACTGACGAAGCTGACCTGATGCCCTACCCGGTGCTGGATGCCATCGAAAAGGCCGCTATTCGAGACAAACGCGACCCAAAAGATGTCTATCGGCTGATCAAACATACCTTTGGCAGTGTCTATCCAGCCACGTCACTCAAAAGCTGGGTGATGAAGTTTTTCCAACTGTGGAGCATCAATCAATGGAAACGCGAGCGATATGCCCCGTCATTTCACCTGGATGACGAAAATCTGGATCCAAAAACCTGGTGCCGGTTCCCAATTCTCTCCGGAAATTTCGAGCGTGAGCTTGAACAGTTAAAATCAGTTGAATAA